The genomic stretch gcgaccatttttaagaacaaaaaaatattcagaaatggaaattctttcagaataaattgaattcaatgaacgaacataaataaggacgaaaacaaacaacaaaaagattgattttatgtaatcaacatatagtattaactgatttgaacctttatatgtctgtaaaaacttaccttgttacagattaaataaatcctcttgataaatgtaattgttttttttttattgttcacacgaattttgacactctttgtttaagcctttttaacccagtgtttaattgccacttcgttcatcacaaaccgattatctcgatatgatcggatactgtccagactaaaacagggtgtcataaatccAGGCCTTTCCAGGGACCCATACTTGTGTAGGTCCCTGAATAAAgttaaaccacatgtggcaggtcattaaacacaatttatgatgccttcatgtcatctcttggcatattgagcagacaTTTAAGCCACAGTTTAAAGCCAATAactaaacagttgctttaataaaatattttaacatgcttgccaccataggatggcatatgccccttttttcacatttttcgaaacctaaacgcaaagtgtaacggaaagacagacggacagtgcaatcactatatgcccactttcaggggcatacaaaaagacatttgtccgaaatggatgaacatgaactacatagtattatagtatatatactagccagttttaacataataataatgtattgaaCGGGTACTGGCAAATGTAACCTTTGCTATTACGTTTAAAGATCgtacgttactgcagtgttcgaaatatcatgaaaacaagcaatcacgtttgatcacaatagggatataaaatacttgcataaaataaattaaaagtaaagatttatggtatcattaaatgctagattgttgtcactcattatcactagtaaacagatttcaatatacaagtacatgcaaagaaagttaaatttgtaaaatatgcaggtttttttcATATATACGCGCGGAAACCCCTTGTTCAGGACCGTGAAACCGGCATGattatttattgacctttttgccattccataaagcgtactcttaatttaatatatgctttattgaatggcaaaaaggtcaataaatggTAGGTGATTACGATCGAAAAAGACACGTTAAGATGTAGACTTTGTACAAAAGTGTATTTCGTTATTTATCTCCACAAAAAAGGCCGATTTATTCCtagtttacacactgcacaggctaatctgggataacaatttacgcaccagcataatgaccagttttctcagaacgcgacacaattatgttaatgattcattttatagtttgttaatttcattgactacaaatttgtattacacttatgtctaccttgaggttgttgtacatagtataattatgttacaaatatagtattttctgtaaacagtatttgagtgtgtccaagagtatgatatagctgagatcactcaaatactgtcaaattcttgctttaacttatattcttatgggccgtttcatcaaacatcgtacgacaaatttagaatacgttacgaatttcaaagaaacattattttaacagaccgaagcatatttttgcttatttcaagtaaaatcatttatttcatcattttcttaccgatggcttatatcttgcggagctatttatcaacagcttgtatatttttagtttttaaatttaagttataaattaagattgtcgtacgatctttgatgaaacggtcccataaaaatataagttaaagcaatagtgaaagagaatgtgggaaaatgtagctagaaatggttttgaacatgcataattgtgtcgtgttctgagaaaaatgggcataatgcttatgcgtaaagtgacactttccgccttatctggatttttgctaagaagagacattattaaaacgaaacattccataaaagagcaaattgtcgtcccttattagcctgtgcggactgaacaggctaatctgggatgacaatttacgcaccagcattatgtccagttttctcagaacgcgagacaataatgtttatgattcattttatactttatttatttaattaactacaaatttgtattacattatgtctaccttgaggttgttgtacatagtataactatgttacaattatagtattttctgttaacgaacaaatgcttttgtatcgaatactgtgcattaatattgttttctaaccaatgttttcttatagggatcacttgtccgtcgtttgtctcgttaaaaagtattaatagcatcagtttgaaactttatacattaatagacCTCATTGAGTGGGAGTACGTCGATAAAGAACTCGTAGCATCccgctttgttaaattatttttaattaatgcataaccattattcttgtattagttaagttaaattgtcataaaaaaatgttgtcatgtcatttttccatttttcttttttgtgtaacgttttgaaaataaaacttttatttgttgttattattattattaatacggatgttttagtccggtctgttttccaaatcgttacaatggtaaagtggtataggagaggttgaacatatgattttgattaataaaggatttatattattaaactagtgtttttcatatttatcaatgtatgtggttctgtaaataaatcggaactatccacttccgggttaagaaattgagataatttagagattacatccataaatttggtaataaaacgacaacatgaattaacaactagtattattactgtatatattcaacagttaggtaataaatgtacattccgcgcttgttaaccccagtttaagactttgaaccgcagtttacactcttgaactcgggtttaaggaattaatgtgcaaacggcactttgaactcgggttcaaaatttcttaactatataattaactgttaaataattaatgtgcattccgcgcctcttaaccgcagtttaagactttgaaccgcagtttaaagtctcttaaccctatagttaagagaggaccaactaaatcgcggcatttaccttctatatatatagctaattgtggttagagctccgctaattggttgtctcagataacagatttgtatctatttttagacacactttgaactgcggttcaaactcttgaactcgggtttaaggatttaatgtgcaaacggcactttgaacccgagttcaaagtatcttaactatatagttaactgttaaaccgtggtttaaggatttaatgtgcatttcgcttgccatagatttgtatcttttcagttaaaCAGAAAACACCAATACAGTATCAACCATGTTGAAGATTTATGGTCTCCTAAGAATACTTTGTAATTTtaggcataaaataaaatgttcattatcATCATGATAGTTTGTATGGCAGTATTTTTACTTGTTGGGTCTCTGGGTTTAactactactcaaaatttgctaaggatcactttttattctcacattatcttcaatttaatttaatttaatttaaattgaatttttgcaggttttgatattagaatgtgtgtttttgatcttattttatgtattgatttatcctTGATGCGTGACACTGgttgaatctagctaggggtaaacttcaaattacacatacacttcaacaccgttatttcgcaCACCGATAATCTGAAGTCACCGTTATTTaagaagtatttttcgggtcccaaggttggtttttctttgtttaatgtaaaagtTCATTGTTAATCtaaacttcgttaaaccgaagaaattgTTAATTCGAGTGATACAGCccgtcccaacactataattcgcacctaattatcaatctttaatccgaagtcaaaactgcaaaatactgagcgtaatttcacacctatgtTGTGGCGTGTCAAAAGCCGATAATAACACCTTTGttgtctgcgcgaacgccggtgttcagagagacatcgcgtatcagttaaaaaaaaagttaattcatttccgaaaatgtattcatatttatgtatGTCTGATCATTTGtgatattcgttatattttatatgttgtgtaatcagacaaaaaaagaaacaagaaaacGAATcgtttattcctccgtttgttacaagtggaaatctattgctatctgactagtttacgcttcagtaagcgtgtaacctaaccatgcgaattccacaacgtttttttttcagactcaaagaagtcttctgtcaaatgtttatttagaattatcgttaatccgaagtttttttaacggtcccgacaactttgaaataacggtgttgaagtgtactataaaaagtgatctttagcaaattttgagtagtatataaaCATTCTCCTATTTcgttgttttattgatttttattttaagcaaCATAATCCTTTTATTTTATAACTTTGCAAACATATCTTTCTTGAATAAATGAACATTAAAACACTAGCTTGAAACCAAAAATAGCTCTATTGACGAATTGAAGTAGTTCACAATAAATGCTTTCTGCACACACTCAAGTTATCAAGTTACCCTGAATGCTTTATTGATTGAGCACATTCATTGAGTTGATTATACTTCCTCTTTGTATGTGCATATAAACCTCAGTAGTTTACCAGTCCTGTACAGATATCAGGTTTAATCATATCCTGTCACATGATGCGTTACACAGTTTCTTTGTTCGTTTACTGACAAAATAACCTTGAAACAAACTTCAAGGTGATTTTTATTTGACTTTTAATGCTGGACATTGTGTTGATAGACGTTGGACAAGAGCTAGATtggtgtgttttgttttgtttaacatcCATTTAGCCTAGATAGGTAGATTTGAGTTAAACCAAAAATATAGACATCTACAGCTCCAGTGGTCAACAAAATGGCAACGTTTTCTCAGTCCACCATTGAAAAAGGATCTGACATGATCCAGGACTTCTTGTGTTCGACCTGTGAAGATGAGAAACTGGATGAAATGGCTGATTACTATTGTGAATCCTGCGTGAAGTTTTACTGCCGAAAATGTATTCTCATGCACGgtcaattgtttaaaaaacattcacCTCATGGAAGGGGAgatatgaagaaatggccagtgGCCAAGAAGGTGGAAGACTTTCTTCTGAAATGTGATGTTCATACAGAGGAAAACCTGAACATGTTTTGTGAAGACCATTGCCAGCTGTGCTGCACTAACTGCGCATTCCTCAATCACAGGTATTGTGATAATATTTGTGGTCAAGTCATTTAAGAAACAAAGTGCATGGTagtaatttacttttaaaataaactttaataCTAATAGccaaaaaaaataaagttgataATATGACCAAATGTTATTGAAAGATTCCACATTTTGTTGTGCAATGCATAAACAAGATTGCAGTTTTAAACTTCCTTTTCAAAAATTAATTTCCTGTACAAATACCAAAATTTCTGATGATCTCAAAACCTTGGTTAAAGAATACGAACATGACAGTGTAATCTATATTTACCAAGTTTAATTTGTGTTTGAGGTTAATTATACCAGTTACAGTATGACTTTGTTTTTGGTAAAAACATACAGTTCATTTCTCTTAAATTCTTATCAAACAAAGATGTCTTAATAGCCATGATTTGGTGATAAATGTAAgactattatattattttggtgaTGTAGCGTTTTgtgcaaaattaaaacaagggacaaaattgtcacaaaaccaggttttcattgtgaaaaaaaaatctgataaagggagaaaactcaaactgaacttttgaaatgaccaaaaaaaattaagcccctttgtaagtttttttttttttttaaatctatttttagtcgtggcgaccttgacattggagatattgacgtgattctttcgtgggacacaccgtcccatgatggtgaacaaatgtgccaaatgattttaaaatctcacaatgaatgacatagttatggccaggacaagctcatttatggccatttttgacctttgaactcaaagtgtgaccttgaccatggagatatcgacgtaattatttcgcgcgacacaccgtccaatgatggtgaacaaatgtgccaaatgattttaaaatctgacgatgaacgacatagttatggctcggacaagctcatttatggccatttttgacctttgaactcaaagtgtgaccttgaccttggagatatcgacgtaattatttcgcgcgacacaccgtccaatgatggtgaacaaatgcgccaaatgattttaaaatctgacaatgaacgacatagttatggcctggacaagcttattccgccagcccgccagccagcccgcccgcattcgccaatctaataaccagttttttccttcggaaaacctggttaattatgAATAAATTAGCTGCATAAGGCATATACTATatcaataaattatattgttttaccATCAGATATGTATGTCTCAAgctttaaacaagagcacagcataacgggcgcaacgctcggctgcgaaagcttgtcagaatttttttttttttagaggtcacagtgaccttgacctttgacctagtgacccaaaatgggtgtggcgtgtagaactcatcaaggtgcatctacatatgaagtttcaaagttgtaggtggaagcactttgattttagagccaatgttaaggttttagcatgacgccggcGGATGGCGGACGGCTGATGGcagacgacgagcaggctatgacaatacctcgggttttctccgaaaacagcctcgctaaaagtATGTACTTGCGCATAATTTatgaattatttgttttgattattatAAATTCTGCTTACTTACAGACAATGCAAAAGGGTGGTGCTTATATCAGAATTAGTCAAGAAAAACTCAACTGACTTAAAGAAACTGTCAGTTTCTATCCAAACTATTCTGGGAGAAATGAAGGAACTTCAAGACAAGCAGGAGGCAAGCATTCTGTCTGCGCAAAGTTCATATGATGAGCAGTTACAAAAGATACAGGAAACTcgcataaaaataaatgaaaccttAGACAAACTAGAAAAGAATACACTAAAGGAAATGAAAGATGTACTGACAAAACTTCAAGTCTCTCTCAGAGGTGATGTAGACAAATGTGCTTCACTTCGTAATGAATTGAAACAACTTCAAGACGCCATACAGGACATTAGTGATACAAGCAAGCTAGAACTTTCCTTTGTAGTAAGCATTAAATGTCAGGAAAAGATAAAACAGTCTGAATTCTTTCAAAAGAAGAACTTTGATCAAGTAAAATCTTCAATAGCTTTCCAGCCTAACAGTGATATTGTGCAGTACCTGTCTCAATTGTCAGGTCTTGGAAAGATTGAACACAGTACCCAGACATTGACACAACCAGGAAATCCAGACCAAGTAATAAGTCTGAACGGTAAATCTGAGTATGATGTGGGCATACAAAGTGATTCACAGGGATGCTGTATCATAGCCATCTGTAGTCTCCCAAACAAACAGATCCTGGTTGCAGACTTTAACAATAGTAAATTAAAGCTGTTGGACCAGCTGTACCAGGTTGTGGATCACTGTGATGTTTCTAATCCGCCACAGGACATGTGTGAGATATCACAAAGTGAGGTGGCAGTGACTGTGGATGATCAAGGTAACACACATGAGGTCCACTTTATTAAATTCATCAACAATAAACTAGTGCCTAACAGGAAGCTGACCTTACAACATCCATGTGTAGGTATTGCCCACCACCAGGGAGACCTGTTTGTCACATCTGGCATTGCACTGTACAAGTATACACTGAGCGGTGAACTTGTCAGAAAACTGCACGAGGACAAATCAGATAGGACGACAGGTAAGAATCCTATTGGATTTATCTCTATATTATAAAgatttgttgattttattattttaacggCAAAAAGCAGTCAAACTGTCCATTTATGCTCCAGATATCTGTCAAACTGTCAACATTTTCTGGTCTCAGCTACAATTTAGCCATATATTGATCGCTTTAAAACCCCTGATCACAAATGTAAGCTTTCATTTTGGTGAGGCATTGACTTAAGAATTTTAAAAATGGAAGGACATACTTGCTGTACTCTCTATTGGTCTTTTTCACATCCAATTGGTCTCCAATGagcaaaataaacaagagggccaagatggccctagttcgctcacctgagaggagtcggttcattccatctttacaaaatgtcaaactttacctagatattgcccAGACAAACATCCGGGTCAAGTTtcgtcattattgaaccaaaactctggtgcatggagtgtttttgtttttgtaagatttgacctggtaacctttattttgagttgaccccctaaCCAAaaatcaaactttgcttacaaaaataaatattatgaccaagattcataaaatctgaaacaaaattgtgacctctagagtgtttacaaggattttgtataatataatgaaaatttggacaatctaagggcaataattatggcattaattatttgattttgctcattatcaaaattAACTGAGATCttttagcaactttgataaagaatgcttgagaaatgtgaatgctaaagtgtttacaaaccaaatgtggacggacggacggacggacggcggacaaagaccaatcctaaaacctcacctgagcaatcaggtgagctttgctcaggtgagctaaaaagtgtgtttcaccgatctgagccattttccaacttgtccgaaaaatcaataaaaccaatgcaaTGATTAAGTTTCacgattaggcaaaaaatgtgtcttctataGTGTTccatcacaaggtttctctctagtcacataaggaaaactgccccaaccgcctggcggccatgttttttgaccaatcgggaccatttgcgaactaatctgagatatatatatataaccaatcttttcaccaagtttcatgatgattaggcaaataatgtgacttcacAAGCTttgtttactatataaatacaagaaaactgcccccacccccggcagccatgttattcaactgaccggaaccattttcgaactcaactcttgtatcaaagaaacaaatgttctgaccacatttcatgaaaattgggccaaaaatgtgacttctagtgtgttcatgtgttttcactatatacataattatagagAAAAAcgacccgcccactggcggcaatgtttttttaccgatctgaaccattttcaatctcatccgagatatcaataaaaccaatgttttgaccaactttcatgatgattgggcaaaaattgtgacttctagagtgtttacaaggtttctctatagcaaaattaggaaaactgccccgcccactggcggccatgtcattcaacagaccagaaccacttttgaactcaaccaacatatcattaaggctaacattttgaccaaatttcatgaaaattgggccaaaaatgtgacttctagagtgttcacatgttttcactatatacatagagaaaaattccccgcccactggcgcccatgttttttcttctatctggaccattttcgacctcatccgagatatcaataaaaccaatgtttaaaccaactttcatgatgattggccaaaaattgtgacttctagtgtttacaaggtttccctatagccaaataaggaaaactgccccgcccactggcggccatgtttttcaacggaccggaaccacttttgaactcaaccaacatatcattaaggcaaacattttgacaaagtaacatgaagattgggcatgaaatgtgacttctacagtgtttacaaggtttttcttttttttgacctagtgacctagtttttgacacagcatgacctagtttcgaactcgatcgagatatcattgggactaatcttctgatcaagtttcataaagatcggacaataaatgtggcctctaatgtTAACGAactgtggacggacggacgacggatggacggacgacggacaaagacccgTTGTTGtgaaaaaacacatgttctgacctgtctttatattttgttgttatcaTATAAACATAAAAGTGTAATATGCtatataataacaaaacattcaatacCATACAc from Dreissena polymorpha isolate Duluth1 chromosome 10, UMN_Dpol_1.0, whole genome shotgun sequence encodes the following:
- the LOC127848303 gene encoding uncharacterized protein LOC127848303 translates to MATFSQSTIEKGSDMIQDFLCSTCEDEKLDEMADYYCESCVKFYCRKCILMHGQLFKKHSPHGRGDMKKWPVAKKVEDFLLKCDVHTEENLNMFCEDHCQLCCTNCAFLNHRQCKRVVLISELVKKNSTDLKKLSVSIQTILGEMKELQDKQEASILSAQSSYDEQLQKIQETRIKINETLDKLEKNTLKEMKDVLTKLQVSLRGDVDKCASLRNELKQLQDAIQDISDTSKLELSFVVSIKCQEKIKQSEFFQKKNFDQVKSSIAFQPNSDIVQYLSQLSGLGKIEHSTQTLTQPGNPDQVISLNGKSEYDVGIQSDSQGCCIIAICSLPNKQILVADFNNSKLKLLDQLYQVVDHCDVSNPPQDMCEISQSEVAVTVDDQGNTHEVHFIKFINNKLVPNRKLTLQHPCVGIAHHQGDLFVTSGIALYKYTLSGELVRKLHEDKSDRTTVYLCAVSPTGDKLYVTNQIKHMLLTLARDGSILASFTDLNLYIPACVHVTPVGQVLVCGQTSNTILQVHSEGSKKLATLATKSDGLQIPYAVYYNSNTASIIVGDWDNNKILVYKVQ